A part of Fusarium graminearum PH-1 chromosome 3, whole genome shotgun sequence genomic DNA contains:
- a CDS encoding ribokinase has protein sequence MPKPVISVLGSLNIDLVSYVPHHPLPGETITSSQFNVFPGGKGANQAVACAKLSRTSDFKDASVDVVMIGAIGADAYGTTLLDSLKSYDVGTDSIIVNRDGGAGSQSGIAMIIVDEPTGQNRIILSPGANNSLQPSQFQTIPGPAPALLIMQLEIPLETVIQAFQAAKATGTPVLLNPAPAQALPTEIYKGLAHLILNETEAALLSDKDELEFENISVVEQAASDFLARGVHNVVITLGGKGAYFANDTGAKGLIPAQKVKVVDTTAAGDTFIGSYAVEVALAGQRAKTFDIEKAVRSGIRASSHTVARRGAQVSIPWKDELE, from the coding sequence ATGCCAAAACCCGTCATCAGCGTGTTGGGATCTCTCAACATTGATCTCGTCTCATATGTTCCCCATCACCCACTACCCGGCGAGACGATAACTTCCAGCCAATTCAATGTTTTCCCAGGTGGAAAGGGCGCAAACCAAGCCGTTGCTTGTGCAAAGCTTTCGCGAACCTCTGACTTCAAGGACGcgagtgttgatgttgttatGATTGGTGCCATCGGAGCAGACGCATACGGGACTACGCTTCTGGATAGCCTCAAGTCATACGACGTGGGAACTGATTCAATCATTGTGAATCGAGACGGCGGCGCTGGCTCACAGAGTGGTATAGCAATGATCATCGTTGATGAACCAACGGGTCAGAACCGCATTATCTTGTCTCCGGGAGCCAACAATTCCCTTCAGCCGAGTCAATTCCAGACGATCCCTGGGCCAGCACCTGCTCTGCTCATCATGCAGCTGGAGATTCCGCTGGAAACTGTTATCCAGGCTTTCCAAGCAGCAAAGGCCACGGGAACACCGGTACTCCTCAACCCTGCACCCGCTCAGGCTCTTCCCACGGAGATCTACAAAGGGCTGGCACATCTCATTCTGAACGAGACCGAAGCAGCGCTGTTGTCAGACAAGGACGAGTTAGAGTTTGAAAACATCTCTGTGGTGGAGCAAGCTGCATCTGATTTCCTCGCTAGAGGTGTTCACAACGTTGTCATCACGCTTGGTGGAAAGGGTGCATACTTTGCCAACGACACAGGCGCCAAGGGTCTCATTCCCGCACAGAAAGTCAAGGTTGTCGACACAACTGCCGCTGGCGATACATTCATTGGTTCATACGCAGTAGAGGTGGCACTCGCAGGACAACGAGCTAAAACGTTCGACATTGAAAAAGCCGTTCGTTCAGGAATTCGAGCTTCATCACATACAGTTGCGAGACGAGGAGCACAAGTATCAATTCCATGGAAAGACGAGTTGGAGTGA